A window from Arcobacter sp. CECT 8983 encodes these proteins:
- a CDS encoding ABC transporter substrate-binding protein, which produces MYKVLGLVFILVTSFLIYSNFTNNNEIKIGFLGGLSGKYSNLGHSLLNGMTLALEEENFEINKKKVRIISKDDKQRETAAKLAISEFKKEKIDLILGAGTSSMTEVALESFDKTYMPTLISASASSNNFSKKDDNFIRTQVSQSEKSFDKLSKYLLSKNLKNIYIIFDPNNRAYSETYANNFKKSFHKFKSDSLVLLKELSKDFSYITEDIKKRDNIDAILIIANTLDTARLVQFLRISDVENKIIGSSWSKNSELLENGGKYVEGMIFLTSYNNNSKNKKYMDFVEKYEEKYKTKPSIYASQSYETTKIIIEVLKKNENIKEFKSTLLSIKKFEGLQEEIEFDEYGDIKRNYILMEVIDGQYKVI; this is translated from the coding sequence ATGTATAAAGTCTTAGGGTTGGTTTTTATTTTAGTTACATCTTTTTTAATATATTCTAATTTTACAAATAATAATGAAATAAAAATTGGTTTTTTAGGTGGTTTAAGTGGAAAATATTCAAACCTGGGACACTCTTTATTAAATGGTATGACTTTAGCTTTAGAAGAAGAGAATTTTGAAATAAATAAAAAGAAAGTAAGAATTATTTCAAAAGATGACAAACAAAGAGAAACTGCTGCAAAACTAGCAATATCAGAATTTAAAAAAGAAAAAATAGATTTGATTTTAGGCGCAGGTACAAGTTCTATGACTGAAGTTGCATTAGAATCTTTTGATAAAACATATATGCCTACACTAATTTCTGCTTCTGCTAGTTCTAATAACTTTTCAAAAAAAGATGATAACTTTATTAGAACACAAGTATCTCAATCAGAAAAAAGTTTTGATAAACTTAGCAAATACCTTTTATCTAAAAACTTAAAAAATATATATATTATTTTTGATCCAAATAATCGTGCATATAGTGAAACTTATGCAAATAATTTTAAAAAATCATTTCATAAATTTAAAAGTGACTCTTTAGTTTTATTGAAGGAGTTATCAAAGGATTTTTCATATATAACTGAAGATATAAAAAAAAGAGATAATATTGATGCAATTCTTATTATTGCTAATACTCTTGATACAGCAAGATTAGTTCAGTTTTTAAGAATTAGTGATGTTGAAAATAAAATCATTGGTTCAAGCTGGTCTAAAAATTCTGAGTTACTTGAAAATGGTGGCAAATATGTAGAAGGAATGATTTTCTTAACTTCTTATAATAATAATTCAAAAAATAAAAAGTATATGGATTTTGTTGAAAAATATGAAGAAAAATATAAAACAAAACCTTCTATATATGCTTCTCAGTCTTATGAAACTACAAAAATTATAATTGAAGTATTAAAGAAAAATGAAAATATAAAAGAGTTTAAAAGTACACTTTTAAGTATAAAAAAGTTTGAAGGACTACAAGAGGAAATCGAGTTTGATGAGTATGGGGATATAAAAAGAAATTATATACTTATGGAAGTTATAGATGGTCAATATAAAGTTATTTAG
- a CDS encoding ankyrin repeat domain-containing protein, whose product MLKNIFNKKQPSAEGFKNALFNKIFNPDEIDFHYSNKINLFKTTEKKETLLHLCAKFAYLESIKWLLNKGLSLEAQTEDKETVLFYAVKSNNLLTVKYLVEQGANVNHKNFYNRTPLQEAILLESKTYKYLLEKTEDINNKDFYGNSILFHAVSSNSDEVLDDVLNNKNVDINCINKNKDTVLSYAVENYLKERNSNTALSYFKIIKKLLEFDVDINNLNKKEQSVLYEAIKEEDLKLINLFLSHPNININQKNYYGETILMEACLKGFKNLSVIKALVNNKADVNIRDNNNATIIEKLIELILHYKNHKKIDSHLLEKASSDENYFEVLKYLLRNTKVNLNNFNSNSKPIFFDVIANYNFELFSLLKENGIDINQKDLNHNNVISYLIENADTSTAAKQKLYLKTMQNLINLGVDINAKNNTGSTVVHQAILNGSIYTIKLLLDAKPNYKSVDNNGRTFIHNVVWKDCTKTFKLIHSYDNSVINIADKYGILPINYAVFMGKYDLVISMIEELAHVNNTNKIDPKMKDFFKKFHNNLDELTKHAKTKNDFKNLRILSENMKKEFSIQ is encoded by the coding sequence ATGCTAAAAAATATTTTTAATAAAAAACAACCTTCTGCTGAAGGTTTTAAAAATGCCTTATTTAATAAAATATTTAATCCTGATGAGATTGACTTTCACTATAGTAATAAAATCAATCTATTTAAAACAACAGAAAAAAAAGAAACATTATTACATCTTTGTGCAAAATTTGCTTATCTAGAATCTATAAAATGGCTACTAAATAAAGGTCTAAGTCTAGAAGCTCAAACAGAAGATAAAGAAACTGTACTTTTTTATGCAGTAAAATCAAATAATCTTCTTACAGTAAAATATCTTGTAGAACAAGGTGCAAATGTAAATCACAAAAATTTTTACAACCGTACACCTTTACAAGAAGCAATTCTTTTAGAAAGTAAAACCTATAAATATCTATTAGAAAAAACTGAAGATATAAATAATAAAGACTTTTATGGTAATAGTATTCTTTTTCATGCGGTTTCAAGTAATAGTGATGAAGTTTTAGATGATGTTTTAAATAATAAAAATGTTGATATCAACTGTATTAATAAAAACAAAGATACAGTTTTAAGCTATGCAGTAGAGAATTATTTAAAAGAAAGAAACTCAAATACTGCCCTTTCATATTTTAAAATTATAAAAAAGTTATTAGAGTTTGATGTTGATATAAATAATCTAAACAAAAAAGAACAGAGTGTTCTTTATGAAGCAATAAAAGAAGAAGATTTAAAATTAATAAACCTTTTTTTAAGTCATCCAAATATCAATATCAATCAAAAAAACTATTATGGTGAAACTATATTAATGGAAGCGTGTTTAAAAGGTTTTAAAAACTTAAGTGTAATAAAAGCTTTAGTAAATAATAAAGCTGATGTTAATATTAGGGATAATAATAACGCAACAATAATTGAAAAATTAATAGAGTTAATCTTGCACTATAAAAACCACAAAAAAATAGATTCACATTTACTTGAAAAAGCTTCCTCAGACGAAAACTACTTCGAAGTACTTAAATATCTATTAAGAAATACAAAAGTTAATTTAAACAATTTTAATTCAAATTCAAAACCAATATTCTTTGATGTAATTGCTAACTACAATTTTGAACTTTTCAGTCTTTTAAAAGAGAATGGAATAGATATTAATCAAAAAGATTTAAATCATAATAATGTAATTTCCTATTTAATTGAAAATGCAGATACTTCAACAGCAGCAAAGCAAAAATTGTATTTAAAAACTATGCAAAACCTAATTAATCTTGGTGTTGATATAAACGCAAAAAACAATACAGGTTCAACAGTAGTGCACCAAGCTATTTTAAATGGTTCTATCTATACAATCAAACTTTTATTAGATGCAAAACCAAATTATAAAAGTGTTGACAATAATGGAAGAACTTTTATACATAATGTTGTTTGGAAAGATTGTACAAAAACCTTTAAGCTTATTCATTCTTATGACAATAGTGTTATTAATATTGCAGATAAATATGGAATTTTACCAATAAACTACGCAGTATTTATGGGAAAATATGATCTTGTAATTAGTATGATTGAAGAATTAGCCCATGTAAATAACACAAATAAAATTGATCCAAAAATGAAAGATTTTTTTAAAAAATTCCATAATAATTTAGATGAACTAACAAAACATGCTAAAACAAAAAATGATTTTAAAAACTTAAGAATCTTAAGTGAAAATATGAAAAAAGAGTTTTCAATTCAATAA
- a CDS encoding LysR family transcriptional regulator has product MITFKELDIFFKLCEETNLSNVAKKINMTQSAISISLNSLEKKLEEKLFDRIGRKLILNERGRIFKEKSYKPFLELLYAKESFSSDRLKGNLKIAASKTFNSINLSQCIYKFISNHEIHITKHSINTKEILESILNSNIDIGFVESDFNEANIIKEKVANDSLIIVSSNKELTTKSYYIDQLYKYNWLLREKGSATREVFLSKLKYQDEMNISMEISNFEEIKNILLNNKETITCISKLAVKEELENKKLFEVKIKKLNFERELFMVYHKDKYQSKLFLEFTSYIKNCFLEGLKI; this is encoded by the coding sequence TTGATTACTTTTAAAGAACTAGATATATTTTTCAAACTTTGTGAAGAAACAAATCTTTCAAATGTGGCAAAAAAAATAAATATGACACAGTCAGCTATTTCAATTAGCCTTAATTCCCTTGAAAAAAAACTGGAGGAAAAACTCTTTGATAGAATAGGAAGAAAACTTATTTTAAATGAAAGAGGAAGAATCTTTAAAGAGAAATCTTATAAGCCTTTTTTAGAGTTACTTTATGCAAAGGAAAGTTTTAGTTCAGATAGATTAAAAGGTAATTTAAAAATTGCTGCAAGTAAAACTTTTAACAGTATAAACCTATCACAGTGTATCTATAAGTTTATCTCAAACCATGAGATTCATATTACTAAACATTCTATAAATACCAAAGAGATTTTAGAGTCTATTTTAAATTCAAATATTGATATAGGTTTTGTAGAAAGTGATTTTAATGAAGCAAATATTATAAAAGAAAAAGTTGCAAATGATTCACTTATAATTGTTTCATCAAATAAAGAACTTACAACAAAAAGTTATTACATAGACCAACTATATAAATATAATTGGCTTCTAAGAGAAAAAGGCTCTGCTACAAGAGAAGTGTTTTTAAGTAAATTAAAATACCAAGATGAAATGAATATTTCAATGGAAATATCAAACTTTGAGGAAATAAAAAATATCCTTTTAAATAATAAAGAAACTATAACTTGTATCTCCAAACTTGCGGTAAAAGAAGAGTTAGAAAATAAAAAACTCTTTGAGGTTAAAATAAAAAAATTAAACTTTGAAAGGGAGCTATTTATGGTTTACCATAAAGACAAATATCAAAGTAAACTATTTTTAGAGTTTACCTCATATATTAAAAACTGCTTTTTAGAAGGATTAAAAATATAG
- a CDS encoding ribonuclease HII, with protein MSLCGIDEAGRGPIAGPLVVAGAIIKKEVEGLNDSKQLTEKKREKLFEIIKQNCSYHIVFTDSKTIDEKGLSACLKSSIKEIINNLKEETTEFLMDGNTSFGIDTLQHKIKADATVQEVSAASILAKVSRDRYMCEIASKYPNYSFEKHKGYGTKAHVEAIKEFGRCEQHRYSFKLKGVDDQNQPSLF; from the coding sequence ATGTCACTTTGTGGAATTGATGAAGCTGGAAGAGGTCCTATTGCTGGACCACTTGTTGTTGCAGGAGCAATTATAAAAAAAGAAGTTGAAGGATTAAATGATTCTAAACAACTTACAGAAAAGAAAAGAGAAAAACTTTTTGAAATAATTAAACAAAACTGTTCTTACCATATTGTTTTTACTGATTCTAAAACAATTGATGAAAAAGGTCTAAGTGCTTGTTTAAAATCATCAATAAAAGAGATTATAAATAATTTAAAAGAGGAAACAACTGAATTTTTAATGGATGGAAATACCTCTTTTGGAATTGATACCCTTCAACACAAAATAAAAGCTGATGCTACAGTTCAAGAAGTAAGTGCCGCTTCAATTTTAGCAAAAGTTAGCCGTGATAGATATATGTGTGAAATTGCTTCTAAATATCCAAACTACTCATTTGAAAAACACAAAGGTTATGGAACAAAAGCTCATGTAGAAGCAATCAAAGAGTTTGGAAGATGTGAGCAACACAGATATAGTTTCAAACTAAAAGGAGTAGATGATCAAAATCAGCCAAGCTTATTTTGA
- a CDS encoding bifunctional methionine sulfoxide reductase B/A protein, producing the protein MKYNELTEEEAYVIENKGTERPFSGKYNDFYEDGLYKCKKCNAPLYKSSDKFSSGCGWPSFDDEIKGAVKRVLDPDGRRVEIVCANCDAHLGHVFEGEGFTSKNTRHCVNSISLKFESRNCDCKEHAVAYFAAGCFWGVEYYFQKLKGVHSAVSGYMGGHFENPDYAAVCTGTTGHLEVVKVEYDECQIPFKELAKLFFEIHDFTQTNGQGPDIGPQYLSAIFYVDEKQKNTALELIDELEDMNYKVATSLHEASRFYKAEDYHQDYYEKTGKVPYCHSHRKIFK; encoded by the coding sequence ATGAAATACAATGAACTAACTGAAGAAGAAGCTTATGTAATTGAAAATAAAGGTACAGAAAGACCTTTTAGTGGAAAATACAACGATTTTTATGAAGATGGACTTTATAAATGTAAAAAATGTAATGCTCCTTTATATAAATCTAGTGACAAATTTTCTTCAGGATGTGGTTGGCCAAGTTTCGATGATGAAATAAAAGGTGCAGTAAAAAGAGTTTTAGATCCAGACGGAAGAAGAGTCGAAATTGTTTGTGCAAACTGTGATGCACATTTAGGTCATGTTTTTGAAGGAGAAGGTTTTACTTCTAAAAATACAAGACATTGTGTAAACTCTATTTCTTTGAAATTTGAAAGTAGAAACTGCGATTGTAAAGAGCATGCAGTAGCATATTTTGCAGCTGGTTGTTTCTGGGGTGTTGAATACTATTTTCAAAAATTAAAAGGTGTTCATAGTGCTGTTTCAGGATATATGGGTGGTCATTTTGAAAATCCAGATTATGCTGCCGTTTGTACAGGAACAACTGGACATCTAGAAGTTGTGAAAGTAGAGTATGATGAGTGTCAAATTCCTTTTAAAGAGTTAGCAAAACTATTTTTTGAAATACATGATTTTACTCAAACTAATGGACAAGGTCCTGATATTGGTCCACAATATTTATCTGCAATTTTTTATGTTGATGAGAAACAGAAAAATACTGCTTTAGAATTAATTGATGAATTAGAAGATATGAATTACAAAGTTGCAACTTCTTTACACGAGGCTAGTAGATTCTATAAAGCTGAAGATTATCATCAAGATTATTATGAGAAAACAGGAAAAGTTCCCTATTGTCATTCTCATAGAAAAATATTTAAATAA
- a CDS encoding CoA pyrophosphatase produces the protein MKKKQLKKLLKNLPQEPGVMARDRFFNSAVLIPLVKIKKKYYILFQKRAAHIRQGGDICFPGGRYEPDDISYMQTALRETKEELGIEANDINIIGQLDTYVAPIGAVVESFVAKIKKKALKNMQIDKNEVDKTILIPVSFFKKNKPKEYTLRYEVHPYSIDEKGDKQIHFPVEELNLPKMYHKPWGHKKHKVWVYKYKKDVIWGLTAVILNDLMKRF, from the coding sequence ATGAAAAAGAAACAATTAAAAAAACTTTTAAAAAACTTACCTCAAGAACCAGGGGTTATGGCAAGGGATAGATTTTTTAATTCAGCGGTATTGATTCCTTTAGTAAAAATAAAAAAGAAATACTATATTTTATTTCAAAAAAGAGCAGCTCATATCAGACAAGGGGGAGATATATGCTTTCCTGGTGGAAGATATGAACCTGATGATATTTCATATATGCAAACAGCTCTTAGGGAGACAAAAGAAGAGTTAGGCATTGAAGCAAATGATATAAATATAATAGGGCAATTAGATACATATGTTGCACCAATTGGTGCAGTGGTAGAATCTTTTGTTGCAAAAATAAAGAAGAAAGCTTTAAAAAATATGCAAATAGATAAAAATGAAGTAGATAAAACTATTTTAATTCCTGTTTCATTTTTTAAGAAAAATAAACCTAAAGAGTATACTTTAAGGTACGAAGTTCATCCTTATTCAATAGATGAAAAAGGGGATAAACAGATACATTTTCCAGTAGAAGAATTGAACCTTCCTAAAATGTACCATAAACCATGGGGTCATAAAAAACATAAAGTATGGGTTTATAAATATAAAAAAGATGTTATATGGGGACTTACTGCTGTTATTTTAAATGATTTAATGAAAAGGTTTTAA
- a CDS encoding MTH1187 family thiamine-binding protein — protein MSVLLSMAMFPTDQKESKSEYVSEVIKVIRDSGFDYQLTSMATTIETNKMSEALAIVQKCYEKLEELGCNRVYSTLTFDIRKGKNNRLKTKIQSIENKIGEVSK, from the coding sequence ATGAGTGTTTTGTTAAGTATGGCAATGTTTCCCACAGACCAAAAAGAGAGTAAAAGTGAATATGTGTCAGAAGTAATAAAAGTTATTAGAGATTCAGGCTTTGATTATCAGTTAACTTCAATGGCTACAACAATAGAAACAAATAAGATGTCAGAAGCTTTAGCTATTGTACAAAAATGTTATGAAAAGCTTGAAGAATTAGGTTGCAATAGAGTTTATTCTACTTTGACTTTTGATATTCGAAAAGGTAAGAACAATAGATTAAAAACAAAAATCCAATCTATTGAGAATAAAATAGGAGAGGTATCAAAATAA
- a CDS encoding fumarylacetoacetate hydrolase family protein, translated as MNSILINQKEIFPSKVVCIGRNYVDHIKELNNETPDSMVFFFKPNSSISKNLIFPKGNKSCHYEAEISFLIEENKISALAFGLDLTLREVQSKLKEKGLPWERAKAFNHSAVFSEFISFNGNLDDLSVELYINDELKQKGGVELMINKPEEIINELLKFSSFEDGDVLMTGTPKGVGEFKVGDIFLGKILYKDKLLLKQRFEVV; from the coding sequence ATGAATTCAATATTAATTAATCAAAAAGAGATTTTCCCTTCAAAAGTTGTTTGTATAGGAAGAAACTATGTTGACCATATAAAAGAGTTAAATAATGAAACTCCTGATTCTATGGTTTTTTTCTTTAAACCAAATTCTTCTATTTCAAAAAACCTTATTTTTCCAAAAGGAAATAAAAGTTGCCATTATGAAGCTGAAATATCTTTTCTAATTGAAGAAAATAAGATTTCAGCACTTGCATTTGGTTTAGATTTAACATTAAGAGAAGTTCAAAGTAAGCTAAAAGAAAAGGGTTTACCTTGGGAAAGAGCAAAAGCTTTTAATCATTCAGCTGTATTTTCAGAGTTTATAAGTTTTAATGGCAATTTAGACGATTTAAGTGTTGAATTGTATATTAATGATGAGCTTAAACAAAAAGGTGGCGTAGAGTTAATGATAAATAAGCCAGAAGAAATCATTAATGAGCTATTAAAGTTTTCTTCCTTTGAAGATGGAGATGTACTTATGACAGGAACTCCTAAAGGTGTAGGAGAGTTTAAAGTTGGGGATATTTTTTTAGGAAAAATATTATATAAAGATAAACTGTTACTTAAGCAAAGATTTGAAGTTGTTTAA
- a CDS encoding ABC transporter substrate-binding protein encodes MNVKLQNIIILFLLFNSLVYAKELKKVTLQLSWFDQFQFAGYYVAKEQGFYKDYGLDVEIKPFKFGINVSQEVDTKKANFGVDRETLILKKVNGKKLVALYALFQDSPLILISKDDGKINSVKDFIGKKVMTTIDDSSEVSIKAMLLSKNIRMDQINFMQHSHNVNDLITSKTDLMSAYLSKSPYELQKMKVNYKIFNPKDYGFDMYSDFLFTNEDMVDYDLPTVLAFKHASLKGWQYAYSHIDETVDLIYDKYNEQKLTKEELKFEAKVLKKLSFSNTEELGLIKPDKMQRIYDLYNVMGLIPNKIDLNEFVLYDNFNEKLELTKTERHYIKNNRHVNTCILQELKPYSFLENNTFNGFVSDYLSLIEEKTGLKFDLVKTKNFNESLSYVKNGQCDILASAQDVKERRKFMTFTEPFLTTSLVLITKNEKNFIDDIDILKDKKISIYKSYSFNKLLRKKYPDINFIDVENLDEAIEKIENGEIFGHIDFLYTAWNKIHSLDTIGLKISGKLDENVPLSVAININKTYLNRILQKSVKSIGEEEKERLLKKWVAIEYKKKFDYKTLYQVVIVFIIVLVIFIYRQVLLKNMNNKLKKAVDEKTKELLEINQDLEKTIQEEVQKNLKKDALLTKQSKMAAIGEMLQNIAHQWRQPLSVITTGASGLKLQKEMNGKIDDEFLDDTLTSIVDTSVHLSTTIDDFMHFFKPNEEQRVFNIKDTINKTLNIFDYNLHSAKITVEKDIEDVKLINYESELIQVIMNILSNSKDAFVERQLDTRIIFIKTRVKEDSIFITIKDTAGGIPNSIVEKIFNPYFTTKHQYQGTGIGLFMCQEIISKHMNGDISVSNEKFTYKDKEFIGAQFILKFRLK; translated from the coding sequence GTGAATGTAAAATTACAAAATATTATTATTTTATTTCTACTTTTTAATTCTTTAGTTTATGCAAAAGAGTTAAAAAAGGTAACCTTACAACTTTCTTGGTTTGATCAATTTCAATTTGCAGGTTATTATGTAGCAAAAGAGCAAGGTTTTTATAAAGATTATGGTTTAGACGTAGAAATAAAGCCTTTTAAATTTGGAATAAATGTTTCCCAAGAAGTTGATACTAAAAAAGCTAATTTTGGTGTTGATAGAGAAACTCTTATTTTAAAAAAAGTTAATGGTAAAAAACTTGTAGCCTTATATGCACTTTTTCAAGATTCTCCTTTAATTCTTATCTCTAAAGATGATGGCAAAATAAATTCAGTTAAAGATTTTATTGGCAAAAAGGTTATGACAACAATAGATGATTCTAGTGAAGTATCAATAAAAGCAATGCTTCTTTCTAAGAATATTAGAATGGATCAAATAAATTTTATGCAACATTCTCATAATGTTAATGATCTAATAACTTCAAAAACCGACCTTATGTCAGCATATTTATCTAAATCTCCATATGAACTTCAAAAAATGAAAGTTAATTATAAAATCTTTAATCCAAAAGATTATGGCTTTGATATGTATAGTGATTTTTTATTTACAAATGAAGATATGGTTGACTATGATTTACCTACAGTACTAGCTTTTAAACATGCTTCTTTAAAAGGTTGGCAATATGCTTATTCTCATATTGATGAAACTGTAGATTTAATTTATGATAAATACAATGAACAAAAACTAACAAAAGAAGAATTAAAGTTTGAGGCTAAGGTTTTAAAAAAACTCTCTTTTTCAAATACAGAGGAGTTAGGTTTGATAAAGCCTGACAAAATGCAAAGAATATATGATTTATACAATGTTATGGGATTAATCCCTAATAAAATAGATTTGAATGAGTTTGTTTTATATGATAATTTCAATGAAAAGTTAGAATTAACAAAAACTGAAAGACATTATATAAAGAATAATAGACATGTAAATACTTGTATTTTACAAGAATTAAAACCTTATAGTTTTTTAGAAAATAATACTTTTAATGGTTTTGTTTCTGATTACTTATCTTTAATTGAAGAAAAAACAGGATTAAAATTTGATCTTGTAAAAACAAAAAACTTTAACGAATCTTTATCCTATGTGAAGAATGGGCAATGTGATATTTTAGCTTCTGCTCAAGATGTCAAAGAAAGACGTAAGTTTATGACTTTTACTGAGCCTTTTTTAACTACGTCTTTAGTTTTAATTACTAAAAATGAAAAAAACTTCATAGATGATATTGATATTTTAAAAGATAAAAAAATAAGTATTTATAAAAGCTATTCTTTCAACAAATTATTAAGAAAAAAATATCCAGATATAAATTTTATTGATGTAGAAAACTTAGATGAGGCTATAGAAAAAATAGAAAATGGTGAAATTTTTGGGCATATAGATTTTTTATATACTGCTTGGAATAAAATTCATAGTTTAGATACTATTGGTTTAAAAATTTCTGGAAAATTAGATGAAAATGTACCTTTATCAGTTGCAATAAATATAAATAAAACATATCTAAACAGAATCCTTCAAAAATCAGTAAAAAGTATTGGTGAAGAAGAGAAAGAAAGACTTCTTAAAAAGTGGGTAGCAATTGAGTATAAAAAGAAGTTTGATTATAAAACTTTATATCAAGTAGTAATTGTGTTTATAATTGTTCTTGTAATATTTATATATAGACAAGTACTTTTAAAAAATATGAATAATAAATTGAAAAAAGCTGTTGATGAGAAGACAAAAGAGTTACTAGAAATAAATCAAGATTTAGAGAAAACTATTCAAGAAGAAGTACAAAAAAACTTAAAAAAAGATGCATTATTAACAAAACAATCAAAAATGGCAGCAATAGGTGAAATGCTTCAAAATATTGCCCATCAGTGGAGACAACCATTATCTGTTATAACTACAGGAGCTAGTGGGTTAAAACTACAAAAAGAGATGAATGGAAAAATTGATGATGAATTTTTAGATGATACTTTAACAAGTATAGTTGATACTTCTGTTCATTTATCTACTACTATTGATGACTTTATGCATTTTTTCAAACCTAATGAAGAACAAAGAGTATTTAATATAAAAGATACAATAAATAAAACTTTGAATATTTTTGATTATAACCTACATAGTGCAAAAATTACTGTTGAAAAAGATATTGAAGATGTGAAACTAATTAATTATGAGAGTGAACTTATTCAAGTTATTATGAATATTTTAAGTAATTCAAAAGATGCTTTTGTAGAAAGACAATTAGATACAAGGATTATTTTTATAAAAACAAGAGTAAAGGAAGATTCTATATTTATTACTATAAAAGATACAGCAGGAGGAATTCCAAATTCAATAGTAGAAAAAATATTTAATCCTTATTTCACAACGAAACATCAATATCAAGGGACGGGAATAGGGTTATTTATGTGTCAAGAAATTATATCAAAACATATGAATGGAGATATTTCTGTTTCAAATGAAAAGTTTACTTATAAAGACAAAGAGTTTATTGGAGCCCAGTTTATTTTAAAGTTTAGACTTAAGTAG
- a CDS encoding YeiH family protein gives MQRFKDKNFYIALATIFVLTIFADYISQFDFFNKLGLSLLIISILIGMIITNIFKIRLPKTFDSAITFCTKELLRFAIIFYGFRLTFSEILEIGFDGIIISFLIVFTTFTLGFFIGTKVLKLDREITILTSAGSAICGAAAVLATEGTLKNKAYKSTIAVSTVVLFGTISMFLYPYMLKAGLITLNEEQTALYIGGTLHEVAHVVGAGNSFESELIQENSVVVKMLRVMLLAPFLIVVSLFLINKKEKKGKGKILIPWFAVFFILVAVFNSFNFLPKEFVFTINEIDIFLLAMSMMALGLKTDLKSIKQTGYKPILLATILFIWLIFGGLFIIKTITL, from the coding sequence ATGCAACGATTTAAAGATAAAAATTTTTATATAGCACTTGCTACAATATTTGTATTAACAATATTTGCAGACTATATTTCGCAGTTTGATTTTTTTAATAAGCTTGGATTATCTTTATTAATTATATCTATTTTAATAGGAATGATTATAACTAATATTTTTAAAATCAGATTGCCTAAAACTTTTGATAGTGCAATAACTTTTTGCACAAAAGAGTTATTAAGGTTTGCAATTATTTTTTATGGATTTAGATTAACTTTTAGTGAAATTTTAGAAATTGGTTTTGATGGAATAATCATAAGTTTTTTAATTGTTTTTACAACATTTACTTTAGGATTTTTTATTGGAACAAAGGTTTTAAAACTTGATAGAGAAATTACTATTTTAACAAGTGCAGGTAGTGCTATTTGTGGGGCAGCAGCAGTTTTAGCAACAGAAGGAACTTTAAAAAATAAAGCTTATAAAAGTACTATTGCAGTTTCAACTGTAGTATTGTTTGGAACTATTTCAATGTTTTTATATCCATACATGCTAAAAGCTGGACTTATAACTTTAAATGAAGAGCAAACAGCTTTATATATTGGTGGAACACTACATGAAGTAGCTCATGTAGTTGGTGCAGGAAACAGTTTTGAAAGTGAATTAATACAGGAAAATTCTGTAGTTGTTAAGATGCTAAGAGTTATGCTATTAGCCCCATTTTTAATAGTTGTTTCACTATTTTTAATAAATAAAAAAGAAAAGAAAGGAAAAGGTAAAATTCTAATTCCTTGGTTTGCTGTATTTTTCATTTTAGTTGCAGTTTTTAACTCTTTTAATTTTTTGCCAAAAGAGTTTGTTTTTACTATAAATGAAATAGATATTTTTCTTTTAGCTATGTCAATGATGGCTTTAGGATTAAAAACAGATTTAAAAAGTATAAAACAAACTGGATATAAACCAATATTATTAGCAACAATACTTTTTATTTGGCTTATATTTGGGGGATTATTTATTATTAAAACAATTACTTTATAA